One Rhizoctonia solani chromosome 2, complete sequence DNA segment encodes these proteins:
- a CDS encoding macrophage erythroblast attacher — translation MSGSQGPRGTIGATTTMNNKVNIEGTILFEQPLLRVPHETLRKHFRNSQKHIEREFGAIQSASAELAKPRLGDRDPIETAKVLDGVIARVEGLKKRLLDIQTNHVTPSQTAFKQRLEHLLLLENAGTTDQPDYIRWTDTRTDRWVVDWALRNSRDETALTLAREKGLENSLEFELRLQEYIEIVQQGKTAEAMAYLKKHLISWYDTHPQQCKQAAALLVCPPSMGMLTYKELYDPQRWSYLIRTFRHAVYALYNIPTTSLLALGLSAGLTSLKLPACYDPAQRNVDCPVCDTDGLGVLAKEVPWSHHINSVIVCRITGKIMDGDNPPLCLPNGQVYSQKALEEQAARNNGQVTCPKTGDVFSFQQTKKMFIS, via the exons ATGTCTGGTTCTCAAGGTCCTCGCGGGACCATAGGAGCGACAACCACCATGAACAATAAAGTAAATATCGAAGGAACCATTCTATTTGAGCAACCTCTTCTCAGA GTACCCCATGAGACCCTACGCAAGCATTTTCGAAACTCACAAAAACACATTGAGCGTGAGTTTGGGGCCATTCAGTCCGCATCGGCCGAGCTCGCGAAGCCTAGACTTGGTGATCGGGACCCAATTGAGACAGCAAAAGTTTTGGATGGTGTTATAGCTCGGGTGGAGGGCCTCAAAAAGAGG TTGCTAGACATTCAAACAAATCATGTTACTCCCAGCCAAACAGCGTTTAAGCAACGTTTAGAACACCTACTGTTATTAGAAAACGCCGGAACGACGGATCAACCTGATTATATTCGGTGGACAGACACTCGTACTGACAGATGGGTCGTCGATTGGGCGCTCAGGAATTCACGCGATGAAACTGCACTGACCCTCGCCCGGGAGAAAGGCCTGGAG AATTCCCTCGAATTCGAGCTTCGACTACAGGAGTATATCGAAATCGTCCAACAGGGGAAGACGGCTGAGGCCATGGCGTACTTGAAGAAACACCTTATTTCATGGTATGACACTCACCCACAGCAGTGCAAACAAGCCGCTGCACTTCTTGTTTGTCCTCCTTCGATGGGGATGCTTACCTACAAA GAGCTGTATGATCCTCAGAGGTGGTCTTATTTAATTCGCACCTTCCGGCACGCCGTTTACGCCTTGTATAATATCCCTACTACTTCCCTTTTGGCACTGGGCCTGTCAGCGGGTCTTACATCTCTTAAACTTCCCGCGTGTTATGACCCTGCTCAACGCAATGTCGACTGTCCAGTATGCGATACAGATGGTTTAGGGGTACTGGCGAAGGAGGTCCCCTGGAGCCACCACATTAATTCGGTGATAGTCTGTCGTATTACGGGCAAAATCATGGATGGCGATAATCCACCCCTGTGCCTTCCCAACGGCCAAGTTTATTCTCAAAAG GCCCTCGAGGAGCAAGCAGCCAGGAATAATGGCCAGGTGACATGTCCCAAGACAGGGGACGTATTTTCATTCCAACAAACAAAGAA